In one window of Caenimonas aquaedulcis DNA:
- a CDS encoding DUF4126 domain-containing protein encodes MDAVRHLTDAPQLLALAAALGWASGIRLYAAVFLVGAAGFMGWVDLPQGLHILQHPGVMAASGFMCFVEFFADKIPLVDTLWDTVHTVIRIPAGAALAAGALGADGQAMGWIAALLGGSLAATSHAAKLTTRAAVNTSPEPFSNIGVSLLEDGFVVFMLWLSATHPLLFGIALVITLVVAVVLMVVLVRFLRVVVRKLSEFFSGRSVPQRG; translated from the coding sequence ATGGACGCTGTACGCCACCTCACCGACGCGCCGCAATTGCTGGCGCTCGCCGCCGCCCTCGGCTGGGCCAGCGGCATCCGCCTGTACGCCGCGGTGTTTCTCGTGGGCGCCGCCGGATTCATGGGCTGGGTCGACCTGCCGCAAGGCCTGCACATCCTGCAGCATCCCGGCGTCATGGCCGCGAGCGGCTTCATGTGCTTCGTCGAGTTCTTCGCCGACAAAATCCCGCTGGTCGACACGCTCTGGGACACGGTGCATACGGTGATCCGCATTCCCGCCGGCGCCGCGCTCGCCGCCGGCGCGCTCGGCGCGGACGGCCAGGCCATGGGATGGATCGCGGCCCTGCTCGGTGGCAGCCTCGCCGCGACCAGCCATGCCGCCAAGCTCACCACGCGGGCGGCGGTCAACACGTCGCCCGAGCCTTTCTCCAACATCGGCGTGTCGCTGCTCGAGGACGGGTTCGTCGTCTTCATGCTGTGGCTGTCCGCCACGCATCCGCTGCTCTTCGGCATCGCCCTCGTCATCACGCTCGTCGTGGCGGTGGTGCTGATGGTCGTGCTCGTGCGCTTCCTGCGCGTCGTCGTGCGCAAGCTGAGCGA
- a CDS encoding acyl-CoA dehydrogenase family protein → MSTDSIYVTPEHELLRDQVAKFIAREVEPHAAAWEEAGCVPRDVLRRMGDAGLFGLMYESQYGGAESDALTNLVFAEALSQSTFAGFIITVLVHTDMASPHLHHAGNAAQKDKYLSRVIKGELITAVGITEPGAGSDVAGIRTTAKRDGDEWVLNGTKMFITNGVHANLYFVAAKTGSGKRDMSMFIVEKGTPGFSVGRALKKTGWLSSDTAELVLDNVRIPAANLLGEEGKGFYSVMKNFQTERIALAAMAVGHCQRALQLTLDYVRQRQAFGGVLWEQQTIRQRLSMLDAKTRAARQFMYHCAWRVTQGHDIVQDVSMLKALTGELVNEVVQTCQQFHGGMGYIRETAIERLWRDARVLAIGGGATEVMLEEVAKRY, encoded by the coding sequence ATGAGCACCGATTCCATCTACGTCACGCCCGAGCACGAGCTGCTGCGGGACCAGGTCGCGAAATTCATCGCGCGCGAGGTCGAGCCGCACGCTGCCGCGTGGGAAGAGGCAGGGTGCGTGCCGCGCGACGTGCTGCGCCGCATGGGCGATGCTGGCCTGTTCGGGCTGATGTACGAGTCGCAATACGGCGGGGCGGAATCGGATGCGCTCACCAACCTCGTTTTCGCGGAAGCGTTGTCGCAATCGACCTTCGCCGGCTTCATCATCACGGTGCTCGTGCACACGGACATGGCCAGCCCGCACCTGCACCATGCGGGCAATGCGGCCCAGAAGGACAAGTACCTCTCCCGCGTCATCAAGGGCGAACTGATCACCGCGGTCGGGATCACCGAGCCCGGCGCGGGTTCGGACGTCGCGGGGATTCGCACGACCGCGAAGCGCGACGGTGACGAGTGGGTGCTGAACGGCACCAAGATGTTCATCACCAACGGCGTGCACGCGAACCTGTACTTCGTCGCCGCCAAGACGGGCAGCGGCAAGCGCGACATGTCCATGTTCATCGTCGAGAAGGGCACGCCCGGCTTCTCCGTCGGCCGGGCGCTGAAGAAGACCGGCTGGCTGTCCTCCGACACGGCCGAGCTCGTGCTGGACAACGTGCGCATCCCGGCGGCCAACCTGCTCGGCGAGGAGGGCAAGGGCTTCTATTCGGTGATGAAGAACTTCCAGACGGAGCGCATCGCCCTCGCCGCGATGGCGGTGGGTCACTGCCAGCGCGCGTTGCAGCTCACGCTCGACTACGTACGGCAGCGCCAGGCCTTCGGCGGCGTGCTGTGGGAGCAGCAGACCATCCGCCAGCGCCTGTCGATGCTGGATGCGAAGACCCGTGCCGCGCGGCAATTCATGTATCACTGTGCATGGCGGGTCACGCAGGGCCACGACATCGTGCAGGATGTCTCCATGCTCAAGGCGCTCACCGGTGAACTCGTCAACGAAGTGGTGCAGACCTGCCAGCAATTCCACGGCGGCATGGGTTACATCCGCGAAACCGCGATCGAGCGGCTGTGGCGCGATGCGCGCGTGCTGGCCATCGGCGGCGGCGCGACGGAGGTCATGCTGGAAGAAGTCGCGAAACGTTATTGA
- a CDS encoding enoyl-CoA hydratase/isomerase family protein, whose amino-acid sequence MAHLQIEVAAYIATVTLNRPEVRNAFNEAVIAEMTTAFDELGARDDVRCIVLAANGTAFSAGADLGWMKSMATYTYEQNVADAAALAQMLHVIHRCPKPTIARIQGDVYAGGTGLVAACDIAVSADTAHYCLSEVKLGLIPATISPYVIRAMGERAAHRYFLTAERFDAREALRIGFVHEVVAADQLDAKVAEIAQTLVQAGPAAEKACKQLLLDVAGQEVTPELVALTVRGIADIRISPEGREGIQSFLGKRKPNWLPAG is encoded by the coding sequence ATGGCACACCTGCAAATCGAAGTCGCCGCGTACATCGCGACAGTCACGCTCAACCGGCCCGAGGTCCGCAACGCGTTCAACGAGGCGGTGATCGCCGAGATGACGACAGCCTTCGACGAGCTCGGCGCCCGCGACGACGTGCGCTGCATCGTGCTCGCGGCCAACGGCACGGCCTTCTCGGCGGGCGCCGACCTCGGCTGGATGAAAAGCATGGCGACCTACACCTACGAGCAGAACGTGGCGGACGCCGCCGCGCTCGCGCAGATGCTGCACGTGATCCACCGCTGCCCCAAGCCCACGATCGCGCGCATCCAGGGCGACGTGTACGCGGGCGGGACGGGACTGGTCGCGGCCTGCGACATCGCTGTCTCCGCGGACACCGCGCACTACTGCCTGAGCGAAGTGAAGCTCGGCCTGATCCCCGCCACGATCAGCCCTTACGTGATCCGCGCAATGGGCGAACGCGCGGCGCACCGCTACTTCCTCACGGCCGAACGCTTCGACGCGCGCGAGGCGCTGCGCATCGGCTTCGTGCACGAGGTCGTGGCCGCGGACCAGCTCGATGCGAAGGTGGCTGAGATCGCGCAGACGCTGGTGCAAGCCGGACCTGCCGCGGAGAAGGCGTGCAAGCAACTCCTGCTGGACGTTGCCGGCCAGGAGGTGACGCCGGAGCTGGTCGCGCTCACGGTGCGCGGCATCGCGGACATCCGCATCAGCCCTGAAGGTCGCGAGGGCATCCAGTCCTTCCTCGGCAAGCGCAAGCCCAACTGGCTGCCGGCAGGCTGA